The Argiope bruennichi chromosome 9, qqArgBrue1.1, whole genome shotgun sequence genome contains a region encoding:
- the LOC129985072 gene encoding uncharacterized protein F54H12.2-like — MDSRACACLQSELDLFNVNPVQLSTEDSSFTEIFPVASLNEKTPIEFYVSGSGEHYLDLSHTLLHLQVKIKKRNGAVIGTPDQVAPINYLLNTLFSECSVTLNDKQVSSQANYAYRCIFDALLSPRAVQESMLTSGLFYKDAASKHESVELANVGDNANSGYQTRYNICKDSKLIDMIGPLHFDLGNQSKCLINSVNLRIKLERNKDSFALMSATQDFKVVIYHASLFVRKIKVAPSVVIAHELALSKGVIKMPIRRTEVKSFALSSGMQSITIPNAFIGQLPTRLIMGMVSNAAFNGDFSKNPFNFKHYDLSYLCILDGNRMIPSKPFQPKFDNSNSYSRCYMSLFTDLGRYHKDQDINISYTEYKDGYTLFAVDLTPDLNADGMHESISRNGNLTIDIKFSKALSETVNLIVFSEYRNTIEIDKSRSIFSDF; from the coding sequence ATGGATTCCCGAGCGTGTGCTTGCTTGCAGAGTGAATTAGACCTTTTTAACGTGAATCCTGTACAATTATCAACAGAAGACAGCTCATTCACTGAGATTTTTCCTGTTGCATCTCTGAATGAAAAGACGCCAATTGAATTTTACGTAAGCGGAAGTGGTGAACATTATCTGGACTTATCCCATACACTTCTGCATCtacaagtgaaaattaaaaagagaaatggaGCAGTAATTGGAACGCCTGATCAAGTGGCTCCTATCAATTATCTCCTTAATACGCTATTTTCTGAATGTTCAGTTACATTAAATGACAAGCAGGTTTCTTCGCAAGCTAACTACGCATATAGATGTATTTTCGATGCTTTGCTTTCACCTCGAGCTGTTCAAGAATCAATGCTAACATCGGGTCTTTTCTACAAAGACGCTGCTTCTAAGCATGAATCAGTAGAACTAGCTAATGTTGGTGATAATGCAAATTCCGGTTACCAAACTAGATATAACATCTGCAAAGATAGTAAACTTATAGATATGATAGGTCCATTACATTTCGATCTAGGCAATCAGAGCAAATGTCTTATAAATTCGGTGAATCTTCGGatcaaattagaaagaaataaggATTCTTTTGCTCTGATGTCAGCCACGCAAGATTTTAAAGTAGTTATATATCACGCATcattatttgttaggaaaatTAAAGTCGCTCCCTCAGTCGTGATTGCCCATGAATTAGCTTTAAGCAAGGGAGTTATAAAAATGCCTATTCGCAGAACAGAAGTGAAATCATTCGCACTTTCTTCAGGAATGCAATCAATAACTATCCCTAATGCGTTCATTGGACAATTACCGACACGACTTATAATGGGTATGGTATCTAATGCTGCATTTAAtggggatttttcaaaaaatccattCAATTTCAAGCATTATGATTTATCATATCTTTGTATATTAGATGGCAATCGTATGATTCCGTCAAAGCCCtttcaaccaaaatttgataattctaacaGTTACAGCAGATGTTATATGAGTCTATTTACTGATTTGGGTAGATATCATAAAGATCAAGACATTAATATAAGTTACACTGAATATAAAGATGGGTATACGCTGTTCGCTGTAGATTTGACGCCCGATCTCAACGCGGACGGAATGCACGAAAGTATTTCACGCAATGGTAATTTaactattgatataaaattcagcAAAGCATTATCTGAAActgtaaatttaatagttttttcagaGTATCGAAATACTATAGAAATCGACAAAAGTCGcagtattttttcagatttttga
- the LOC129984125 gene encoding uncharacterized protein LOC129984125 isoform X1 codes for MSFNRIESSFRGYISAYRHSPIHSDPYNLYNEIRENIFLLLLEQNLPFRLLICISIEFIKDTHPDNLLQNAYFCSFAERIISYNQVKSKVKSCFQKIFNSIETYIQNGSGWVINKINFLDVNIGQYREPRGGCGNIKLPDCLKKKRTLLNIRCDDHKCFIYSCLAHLFPPEKNPNAPSSYQNKLKYLKLKNVTFPMKLSNIKHFESINSLKINIFTYDKEVFPIYISNKKLGSEINLLLYKEHYFLIKNLNRLLNSKKGIHHYCSRCLIGFQRRNSLVDHKRVCCQNAPQKLSPPKINTVKFTSIYKMLFHPFILYADFECITKNISTVLPNTSQSFSANLEHHEPISFALIAINIKNEIIYHKFYCGENPVQIFLKTIKKLAKSLFKRLSCNKPMIEENIPTGKPSTCYICKLKFEPSDRIVRDHCHVLGIFRGFCHNSCNLNLKRSNFIPVVIHNLKGYDSHLLLKHMSPEFAHQIDIIPTNSQKFTSFTLDNYIKFIDSYAFLDSSLSSLVEILKISEHRFDIFDSFFQNKTNRNLLKQKGFFPYSYFSSKDILKQKTFPPHEAFFNILTNSNITKKEYKHALRVYQEFHCKNFQDYLELYQNTDTILLAEVFQSFRQTSMMHYHLDPAHFLTIADLTWHSGLKFTGQELKLLSNVEDYVLLETQMRGGICFLGQRYAQANNPYLSCYNPDEPTNYIVNLDVNNLYGHCMSEYLPVGDFRWLSPEEIAVFDLANVSRYSETGYLLEVDLLYDKSAHDFHDFPLAAEHLNINKQMLSDYQKKILSEKNIPFTECKKLTPNFYPKKRYILHYRNLKYYLKHGMSLKKIYRILAFSQSDWLRSYINFNNEKRQQAKSEFEKSFFKKMNNAFFGKTCQNVRKRINLKTALTPAECRKHLASPLLEYFESINEDFAVFKMKKINLVLDKPIYVGFCVLELAKLHMYTLYYSKFKKYYKENCKLLYTDTDSLFMQIFTNNVYKDFKNEFFDIMDLSNYPSSSEFFNSENQNKLGFLKDETKSKPISEFIGLRCKMYSYKCENTETKKAKGVKQSCLRNITHEHFKTSLLNETIHRHEQYSIQSKSHILSTTISNKISLSPFYDKIFLNEDGVTGKCFGHYSLLEE; via the coding sequence ATGTCGTTTAATAGAATAGAATCAAGTTTTAGAGGTTATATTTCAGCTTACCGACACTCTCCGATACACTCTGATCCCTACAACTTATATAACGAAATTcgagaaaacattttcttactcTTATTAGAGCAAAACCTACCTTTCCGTCTTTTAATATGCATAagcattgaatttattaaagatactCATCCTGACAATTTACTGCAAAACGCTTACTTCTGTTCATTTGCTGAACGCATAATATCATATAACCAagtaaaaagtaaagttaaaagctgttttcagaaaatattcaattccatTGAAACATATATCCAAAACGGTAGTGGTtgggttattaataaaattaactttttagatgTTAATATCGGACAGTACAGAGAACCGCGGGGAGGTTGCGGTAATATAAAATTACctgactgtttaaaaaaaaaaagaactcttctAAATATACGTTGCGATGATCACAAATGCTTCATATATAGTTGCTTAGCTCATCTCTTTCCTCCTGAAAAAAATCCTAATGCTCCAAGCAGTtaccaaaataaactaaaatacttaaaattgaaaaatgtaacctTCCCCATGAAACTCTCTAAcataaagcattttgaaagtaTCAACagcttaaagataaatatttttacttatgacaAAGAAGTTTTCCCCATATATATCAGTAATAAAAAGTTGGGTTcggaaataaatttacttctgtATAAAGAGCAttacttcttaattaaaaatctaaatcgtTTATTAAACTCCAAAAAAGGGATTCATCATTATTGCTCGCGATGCCTGATTGGATTTCAGAGGCGAAATAGTCTTGTAGATCATAAGCGAGTGTGTTGCCAAAATGCCCCCCAAAAACTATCACCGCCTAAAATAAACACTGTAAAATTTACTAGCATTTACAAAATGTTGTTCCATCCTTTTATTTTGTATGCGGATTTTGAATGCATAACGAAAAATATATCTACTGTTTTACCAAATACATCTCAGAGTTTTTCAGCCAACCTAGAGCATCACGAACCAATCAGTTTCGCATTaatagcaattaatataaaaaatgaaataatatatcacaAATTCTATTGCGGAGAAAATccagtacaaatatttttaaaaacaataaaaaaattagcaaaatctttatttaaaagactATCATGCAATAAACCAATGATCGAGGAAAATATACCAACGGGAAAGCCTAGCACATGTTacatatgcaaattaaaatttgaaccgaGTGATCGCATTGTCAGAGATCATTGCCATGTTTTAGGCATATTTAGAGGTTTCTGTCACaattcatgcaatttaaatttaaaaagaagtaatttcatTCCTGTAGTCATTCACAACCTTAAGGGGTACGATTCCCACTTATTGTTAAAACATATGTCTCCAGAATTCGCGCATCAGATTGATATAATTCCGACGAATAGTCAAAAATTTACTAGTTTCACCCtcgataattacattaaatttattgattcgtACGCATTTCTTGATTCTTCCTTATCTTCTcttgtagaaattttgaaaatttctgaacatCGGTTTgacatttttgattcttttttccaaaataaaacaaatagaaacttactcaaacaaaaaggattttttccttatagctatttttcatcaaaagatattttaaaacaaaagacatTTCCACCTCACGAagccttttttaacattttgacgaattcgaacataacaaaaaaagaatacaaacacgCACTGAGGGTTTACCaagaatttcattgtaaaaattttcaagattaccTTGAATTGTATCAAAATACAGATACAATTCTTTTAGCTGAAGTATTTCAATCGTTTCGACAAACAAGCATGATGCACTATCATTTGGACCCTGCTCATTTCCTAACTATTGCTGATTTAACGTGGCATTCTGGTTTAAAATTCACAGGTCaggaattaaaattgttatcgaATGTAGAAGACTATGTCTTACTTGAGACTCAAATGAGAGGTGGAATTTGCTTTCTCGGTCAAAGATATGCCCAGGCAAATAATCCATATCTTTCTTGTTATAACCCCGATGAACCTACAAATTATATTGTGAATTTAGATGTTAACAATCTTTACGGACATTGCATGTCTGAATATCTACCTGTGGGGGATTTTCGTTGGCTTTCACCTGAAGAAATAGCTGTTTTTGATTTAGCAAATGTATCTCGATACTCAGAAACGGGATATTTATTAGAGGTAGATTTACTATATGATAAATCAGCTCATGATTTCCATGATTTTCCCTTAGCAGCAgaacacttaaatataaataaacaaatgttatcagattatcaaaaaaaaatattgtctgaaaaaaatattccattcaccgagtgtaaaaagttaacaccaaatttttatccaaagaaacgCTACATTTTACACTACAGGaacttaaaatactatttaaagcatgggatgtctttaaaaaaaatttatcggaTCTTGGCTTTTTCACAATCAGACTGGTTGCGaagctatataaattttaataatgaaaaacgcCAACAAGCCAAAAGCGagtttgaaaaatctttctttaaaaaaatgaataatgctttTTTCGGCAAAACATGCCAAAACGtcagaaaaagaattaacttAAAGACTGCTCTTACACCCGCTGAATGTAGAAAGCATTTAGCAAGTCCTTTACTTGAATACTTTGAGAGCATAAACGAAGACTTCGCTgtctttaagatgaaaaaaattaatctagttCTCGACAAACCAATTTATGTAGGATTTTGCGTGCTTGAGCTAGCTAAATTACACATGTATACTTTATATTActctaagttcaaaaaatattataaagaaaattgcaaactCTTATACACAGATACTGATTCTctattcatgcaaatatttacaaataatgtttacaaagattttaaaaatgaattttttgatatcaTGGATCTAAGCAACTATCCATCttcaagtgaattttttaattcggAGAACCAAAATAAGTTAGGGTTTTTAAAAGACGAAACGAAATCTAAACCTATTTCAGAATTTATCGGTTTACGATGCAAAATGTACAGCTACAAATGTGAAAATACTGAAACGAAAAAGGCAAAAGGTGTAAAACAGAGTTGTTTAAGAAACATAacacatgaacattttaaaacctcTTTACTTAATGAAACGATTCATCGTCACGAGCAATATTCTATACAGTCAAAATCACATATTCTTTCTACAaccatatcaaacaaaatttctttatctccgttttacgataaaatatttttgaatgaggaTGGTGTGACCGGAAAATGCTTTGGTCACTATTCCTTGCTTGAAGAATAA